The following are encoded in a window of Psilocybe cubensis strain MGC-MH-2018 chromosome 4, whole genome shotgun sequence genomic DNA:
- a CDS encoding Chitinase A1, translating to MAYYPDWVGSTFPPTRIDFKRVDWIDFAFAVPTEDFSLTWDDPTGPTLLEDLVSSAHSMGAKVKLSIGGWTGSKHFSSAVATPDSRVLFAQNILAVYLQYSLDGIEIDWEYPGQAGSPGNKFHPDDTANFLLFLNILRTVLPPVARITAAVEPTPFVDAAGRPLTDVEEFSKVLDWVLIMNYDIWGSSSHPGPNAPLYDACENSTQPDASAAGAYDAWTKANFPTSKLVLGLPSYGYISSSTEARLRTRSKTKAKKTKSGKIVGDDGDSEGQVQFNELVQQGVLLRSGNDSFHYEVNAESGFEGLWDGCSETPYLRSSIFNQVITYDNPTSLAMKAAFAKKVGMLGINLFDIHGDTDRWDLLDSIRYALELL from the exons ATGGCCTATTATCCAGATTGGGTGGGGTCTACTTTCCCGCCTACGAGGATTGATTTCAAACGCGTGGATTGGATCGATTTTGCGTTCGCTGTACCAACAGAAGATTTTAGTTTGACCTGGGACGATCCAACTGGGCCCACTCTCTTGGAGGATCTGGTTTCTTCCGCCCATTCAATGGGTGCAAAAGTGAAGCTTAGTATTGGAGGGTGGACCGGAAGCAA ACACTTCTCATCCGCTGTGGCGACCCCTGATAGCAGAGTTTTATTTGCCCAGAACATTTTAGCTGTCTACCTTCAATACTCATTAGATGGCATAGAAATCGACTGGGAATATCCTGGACAGGCAGGCTCGCCTGGAAACAAATTCCATCCCGACGATACGGCTaattttttattatttttaaATATTTTACGCACTGTCCTACCACCTGTCGCCCGCATTACAGCAGCGGTAGAGCCAACGCCTTTTGTTGATGCCGCAGGTAGACCTTTGACTGATGTAGAGGAGTTTAGCAAAGTGTTGGACTGGGTTTTGATAATGAACTATGACATCTGGGGGT CATCTTCTCATCCCGGTCCAAATGCTCCATTGTATGATGCATGCGAAAATTCTACCCAGCCAGACGCCAGTGCGGCTGGAGCCTATGATGCTTGGACAAAAGCAAACTTTCCCACCTCCAAACTTGTACTTGGGTTACCGTCCTATGGATATATCTCCTCATCGACCGAGGCTCGACTTCGAACTCGATCGAAAAcgaaagcaaagaaaacaaaatccgGTAAAATTGTTGGCGATGACGGTGATTCGGAAGGTCAAGTACAGTTTAATGAGCTCGTTCAGCAAGGGGTTCTTTTACGCTCTGGTAACGATTCATTCCATTATGAAGTCAACGCCGAATCAGGATTTGAAGGTTTATGGGATGGATGTTCAGAGACGCCATATCTGCGATCATCGATTTTCAATCAAGTGATAACGTATGATAACCCTACTTCACTCGCTATGAAGGCGGCTTTTGCGAAGAAGGTCGGCATGTTGGGCAtcaatctgtttgatattcATGGTGACACTGATCGTTGGGATTTGTTGGATTCCATACGCTATGCATTGGAATTACTTTAG